A DNA window from Alkaliphilus flagellatus contains the following coding sequences:
- a CDS encoding Mini-ribonuclease 3 — translation MDEFLNNIQENRKIKTESEVRMMAPLVLAYVGDAIFEVFIRNYLVKEMNASVHQYHKRATRYVRAKSQAEVVHALETELTEAEWTIVKRGRNQKSATVPKNANLADYRYATGFEALLGYLFYIGEYSRLSLLMNRAVEIINNGMDV, via the coding sequence ATGGATGAATTTTTGAATAATATACAGGAAAATAGGAAAATAAAAACTGAGTCAGAAGTTAGGATGATGGCTCCATTAGTACTTGCATATGTGGGGGATGCCATATTTGAAGTGTTTATTCGTAATTATTTAGTGAAGGAAATGAATGCATCCGTGCATCAATATCATAAAAGGGCTACCCGTTATGTACGGGCTAAGTCTCAGGCTGAAGTTGTACATGCTCTTGAGACGGAACTAACGGAGGCAGAGTGGACAATAGTGAAAAGAGGGAGAAATCAAAAATCAGCAACTGTACCTAAAAATGCAAATTTAGCTGACTATAGATATGCCACAGGATTTGAAGCATTACTAGGATATTTATTCTATATAGGAGAGTACAGTAGATTATCTCTATTAATGAATAGGGCTGTAGAGATTATTAATAATGGAATGGATGTGTAA
- the rplJ gene encoding 50S ribosomal protein L10 gives MAKAIDIKKEVVAEITDKLQRSAAAVVVDYRGLKVEEVTELRKQCREKGLEYKVYKNTLTRMAAENAGMNELVQELVGPNAIVFSYDDPVAAAKIASEFAKTHKNLELKAGIVEGVLYKEDKLTEFASIPSREELIAKLLGSFKAPLSNFAYLVKAIIDKKEAEGQA, from the coding sequence ATGGCAAAAGCAATTGACATTAAAAAAGAAGTAGTAGCGGAAATTACTGATAAACTTCAAAGATCTGCTGCAGCTGTAGTAGTAGATTATAGAGGCTTAAAGGTAGAGGAAGTAACAGAGCTTAGAAAGCAATGTAGGGAAAAAGGTCTTGAGTATAAGGTGTATAAAAACACTTTAACTAGAATGGCTGCTGAAAATGCAGGTATGAACGAACTTGTACAAGAGTTAGTAGGACCTAACGCAATTGTATTTAGCTATGATGATCCTGTAGCTGCTGCTAAAATTGCAAGTGAATTTGCAAAAACTCATAAAAACTTAGAGTTAAAAGCCGGGATTGTAGAAGGCGTACTTTATAAAGAAGATAAGCTTACAGAGTTTGCTTCTATTCCATCAAGAGAAGAGCTTATTGCAAAACTTCTTGGAAGCTTCAAGGCTCCATTATCAAACTTTGCTTACTTAGTTAAAGCAATCATTGATAAAAAAGAGGCAGAAGGACAAGCGTAA
- the rplA gene encoding 50S ribosomal protein L1: MAKQGKKYQEAAKQIDKMRLYDPAEAIELAKKVATAKFDETVEAHIKLGVDSRHADQQVRGAVVLPHGTGKTVKILVFAKGEKAIEAEKAGADYVGGDELVAKIQGENWFDFDVVVATPDMMGVVGKLGRVLGPKGLMPNPKSGTVTFDLVKAVNEIKAGKVEYRLDKTNIIHVPIGKASFEKEKLVDNFRTLLDAIVKAKPAAAKGQYLKSITVTATMSPGIKVNPVKVME, translated from the coding sequence ATGGCTAAACAAGGTAAAAAATATCAAGAAGCAGCAAAACAAATTGATAAAATGCGATTATATGACCCAGCAGAAGCAATAGAACTTGCAAAAAAAGTTGCTACTGCTAAATTTGATGAAACTGTAGAAGCACACATAAAATTAGGTGTTGACTCAAGACACGCTGATCAACAAGTAAGAGGTGCTGTTGTATTACCACATGGTACTGGTAAAACTGTTAAAATCCTTGTATTTGCAAAGGGTGAAAAGGCAATTGAAGCTGAAAAGGCAGGAGCAGACTATGTAGGTGGAGATGAATTAGTAGCAAAGATTCAAGGTGAAAACTGGTTCGATTTTGACGTAGTAGTTGCAACTCCTGATATGATGGGTGTTGTAGGTAAATTAGGTAGAGTATTAGGACCAAAAGGTTTAATGCCAAACCCTAAGTCAGGAACAGTAACATTTGATTTAGTAAAAGCTGTTAATGAGATTAAAGCTGGTAAAGTTGAGTACAGATTGGATAAAACAAATATTATCCATGTGCCAATTGGAAAAGCTTCATTCGAAAAAGAAAAATTAGTAGATAACTTTAGAACATTATTAGATGCTATTGTAAAAGCAAAGCCAGCGGCTGCTAAAGGACAATACTTAAAGAGTATTACAGTAACAGCGACAATGAGCCCTGGAATTAAAGTTAACCCAGTTAAGGTAATGGAATAA
- the sigH gene encoding RNA polymerase sporulation sigma factor SigH codes for MGAGIAKETVENYEIVDEVMVEIAKDGDLEALEYLIKKYKNFVRAKARSYFLIGADREDIVQEGMIGLYKAIRDFKPDKLSSFRAFAELCITRQIITAIKTATRQKHIPLNSYVSLNKPIYDEESDRTLLDVISGQKVTDPEELVICREELGHIEGKIGEILSDLEWKVLALYLEGRSYQEIACDLDRHVKSIDNALQRVKRKLEKYLESRNG; via the coding sequence ATGGGTGCTGGCATAGCAAAAGAAACTGTTGAAAATTATGAAATAGTAGATGAGGTTATGGTTGAAATTGCTAAAGATGGTGATTTGGAAGCTTTAGAATATCTGATTAAAAAATATAAAAATTTTGTTCGTGCTAAAGCTAGATCTTATTTTTTAATTGGTGCCGATCGTGAAGATATTGTACAGGAAGGCATGATTGGATTATATAAGGCAATTCGTGATTTTAAACCCGATAAACTGTCTTCATTTAGAGCTTTTGCTGAACTTTGTATTACACGCCAAATAATAACTGCTATAAAAACAGCTACTAGGCAAAAACATATTCCTTTAAACTCATATGTATCGCTAAACAAACCAATATATGATGAGGAGTCTGATAGGACACTATTAGACGTGATTTCTGGACAAAAGGTTACTGATCCTGAGGAGTTGGTAATCTGTAGAGAAGAGTTAGGTCACATAGAAGGAAAAATAGGCGAAATTTTGAGTGACTTGGAATGGAAGGTATTGGCTCTTTATTTAGAAGGAAGGTCCTATCAAGAAATTGCCTGTGATTTAGATAGACATGTAAAGTCCATAGACAATGCCCTTCAAAGGGTGAAAAGAAAATTAGAGAAATATTTGGAGTCAAGAAATGGATAA
- a CDS encoding NYN domain-containing protein, with amino-acid sequence MNEYLILDGYNVINSWPKLKLLMNESLEIARGELIEIMAEYRAFKGVNVIIVFDAYLVKGSIKKSEKLRGVEIVFTKERETADSYIERLIVELSKNRRNRVSVVTNDWTEQQMVLGGGATRVSVREMVLDFDQIKNKINKKIETPRKQKDTLSDRIDPSILEKLEKFRRG; translated from the coding sequence TTGAATGAATATTTAATTTTAGATGGTTATAATGTGATTAATTCTTGGCCTAAATTAAAGCTACTAATGAATGAAAGCTTAGAAATTGCGAGAGGTGAACTGATTGAAATAATGGCAGAATACAGGGCATTCAAGGGTGTTAATGTCATTATTGTATTCGATGCTTATTTAGTAAAAGGAAGCATAAAGAAGAGTGAGAAATTAAGAGGAGTAGAGATTGTGTTTACTAAGGAGAGAGAAACAGCTGACTCTTATATAGAAAGACTTATTGTTGAACTATCTAAAAATAGGAGAAATAGAGTATCAGTTGTAACTAATGACTGGACAGAACAGCAGATGGTGTTAGGTGGAGGAGCTACAAGAGTCTCGGTTAGAGAAATGGTATTGGATTTTGATCAAATAAAAAATAAAATAAATAAGAAGATTGAAACTCCTAGAAAACAAAAAGATACATTATCCGACAGGATTGATCCATCAATTTTGGAAAAACTTGAAAAATTCCGACGAGGATAA
- the tuf gene encoding elongation factor Tu: protein MAKAKFDRSKPHVNIGTIGHVDHGKTTLTAAITNTLNVRYGTGAAVAFDKIDKAPEERERGITISTSHVEYETPNRHYAHVDCPGHADYVKNMITGAAQMDGAILVCSAADGPMPQTREHILLSRQVGVPYIVVFLNKCDMVDDEELLELVEMEVRDLLNEYEFPGDDTPIIRGSALQALNNPEGPWGDKIVELFEQIDTYVPEPVRATDKTFLMPVEDVFSITGRGTVATGRVERGVIKVQDEVELVGIAEESRKVVVTGVEMFRKLLDQAQAGDNVGLLLRGIQRTEIQRGQVLCKPGTIKPHTKFKAEVYVLKKEEGGRHTPFFDGYRPQFYFRTTDVTGSTKLPEGMEMVMPGDNVTMEIELIHPIAIEEGLRFAIREGGRTVGSGVVASIIE, encoded by the coding sequence ATGGCAAAGGCAAAATTTGATAGAAGTAAACCACATGTTAATATTGGAACAATTGGACACGTTGACCATGGTAAAACAACATTAACAGCAGCGATCACAAATACATTAAATGTAAGATACGGAACAGGTGCAGCTGTAGCGTTTGATAAAATTGACAAGGCACCAGAAGAAAGAGAAAGAGGAATCACAATTTCTACATCACACGTAGAGTACGAAACACCAAACAGACACTACGCACACGTAGACTGTCCAGGTCACGCTGACTATGTAAAGAACATGATTACAGGAGCAGCGCAAATGGATGGAGCAATCTTAGTATGTTCAGCAGCAGATGGTCCAATGCCACAAACAAGAGAGCACATTCTATTATCAAGACAGGTAGGGGTACCATACATCGTAGTATTCTTAAACAAATGTGATATGGTAGATGACGAAGAGTTATTAGAACTAGTAGAAATGGAAGTAAGAGACTTACTTAACGAATACGAATTTCCAGGAGATGATACACCAATCATCAGAGGATCAGCATTACAAGCATTAAACAATCCAGAAGGACCATGGGGAGATAAGATCGTAGAATTATTCGAGCAAATCGACACATACGTTCCAGAACCAGTAAGAGCAACAGACAAAACATTCCTAATGCCAGTAGAGGACGTATTCTCAATTACAGGTAGAGGAACAGTAGCAACAGGAAGAGTAGAAAGAGGAGTAATAAAAGTACAAGACGAAGTAGAACTTGTAGGAATTGCAGAAGAATCAAGAAAAGTAGTAGTAACAGGAGTAGAGATGTTCAGAAAGTTATTAGACCAAGCACAAGCTGGAGATAACGTAGGATTACTATTAAGAGGAATCCAAAGAACAGAGATTCAAAGAGGACAAGTATTATGTAAACCAGGAACAATTAAGCCACATACAAAGTTCAAAGCAGAAGTATACGTATTAAAGAAAGAAGAAGGTGGAAGACATACACCATTCTTTGATGGATACAGACCACAATTCTACTTTAGAACAACAGACGTAACAGGATCAACAAAATTACCAGAAGGAATGGAAATGGTAATGCCAGGAGATAACGTTACAATGGAAATCGAATTAATTCACCCAATCGCTATTGAAGAAGGACTAAGATTTGCTATTCGTGAAGGTGGAAGAACAGTTGGATCTGGAGTAGTTGCTTCTATTATAGAATAA
- the rplK gene encoding 50S ribosomal protein L11 has protein sequence MAKKIIGQIKLQISAGKATPAPPVGPALGQHGVNIMGFCKEFNAKTADQAGLIIPVVISVYQDRSFSFITKTPPAAVLIKKAAGIQSGSGEANKKKVAKISKDKIREIAELKMPDLNAASIEAAISMISGTARSMGVVVED, from the coding sequence ATGGCAAAGAAAATAATAGGACAAATCAAATTACAAATTTCTGCAGGAAAAGCTACTCCAGCACCACCGGTTGGACCAGCACTTGGACAACATGGTGTAAACATAATGGGATTCTGTAAAGAATTTAATGCTAAAACTGCTGATCAAGCTGGTTTAATTATTCCAGTTGTTATTTCAGTTTACCAAGACAGATCATTTAGCTTCATTACAAAAACTCCACCTGCTGCAGTATTAATTAAAAAAGCTGCTGGTATTCAAAGTGGATCTGGTGAAGCAAATAAGAAAAAAGTTGCAAAAATCTCTAAAGATAAAATTAGAGAAATTGCTGAATTAAAAATGCCTGACCTAAATGCTGCATCTATAGAAGCTGCTATTAGCATGATTTCTGGAACAGCAAGAAGTATGGGTGTTGTAGTAGAAGACTAA
- the rpmG gene encoding 50S ribosomal protein L33, producing the protein MRVNITLACTECKQRNYNTSKNKKSNPDRMELKKYCKFCKTHTAHRETK; encoded by the coding sequence GTGCGAGTGAATATTACATTAGCATGTACAGAGTGCAAGCAAAGAAACTACAACACAAGCAAAAATAAAAAAAGCAATCCAGATCGTATGGAGCTTAAAAAATATTGTAAGTTCTGCAAAACTCATACTGCCCACAGAGAAACAAAGTAG
- the cysS gene encoding cysteine--tRNA ligase, with product MKFYNTLTRKKEEFIPLIAGKVKMYACGPTVYNYFHIGNARTFMVFDALRRYLKYRGFDVTFVQNFTDVDDKIINKAKEEGVSPEEISQRFIDAYFYDADTLGIEKADIHPKVTENMVEIIEFVKELVDKGYAYQSGGDVYFDVSKYKEYGKLSKQSLEDLQAGARIEINEQKRNPLDFALWKEVKPGEPSWESPWGLGRPGWHIECSAMSKKYLGETIDIHGGGGDLVFPHHENEIAQSEACSGRPFAKYWLHVGYLNVDNKKMSKSLNNFFTPREIAEEFDLENLRFFMLSAHYRNPINFSRELLESAKNGLDRLYTGKNNLEYLLNNSEDLSPVAEEIKWTQSLVSYKERFNEVMDDDFNTADGIAVIFDLIRDINTNISEKTAKTVLQEAYDLFMELTGVLGLLNKEGEVLEEEIERLIEQRQNARKEKNFALSDKIRDDLKKKGIVLEDTPQGVKWRRI from the coding sequence ATGAAGTTTTACAATACATTGACTAGAAAAAAAGAAGAATTTATTCCGTTAATTGCTGGAAAGGTTAAAATGTATGCTTGCGGGCCTACTGTATATAACTACTTCCATATAGGGAATGCTAGAACATTTATGGTGTTTGATGCTCTAAGAAGATATTTAAAATATAGGGGATTTGATGTAACCTTTGTTCAAAACTTTACTGATGTTGATGATAAAATAATAAATAAGGCTAAGGAGGAAGGTGTATCTCCAGAGGAAATTAGCCAGCGATTTATTGATGCTTACTTTTACGATGCTGATACTCTAGGGATAGAGAAGGCCGATATTCATCCGAAGGTAACTGAAAATATGGTGGAAATTATTGAATTCGTTAAGGAACTAGTAGATAAAGGCTATGCTTATCAGTCTGGTGGTGATGTATATTTTGATGTATCGAAATATAAGGAATATGGAAAGCTTTCAAAACAGAGCTTAGAGGATTTACAGGCTGGAGCTAGGATAGAAATAAACGAACAAAAAAGAAATCCTTTAGATTTTGCACTTTGGAAGGAAGTAAAGCCAGGTGAGCCTAGTTGGGAAAGTCCTTGGGGATTAGGTAGACCTGGTTGGCATATAGAGTGCTCTGCTATGTCTAAAAAATATCTAGGAGAAACTATTGACATCCATGGAGGTGGTGGAGATTTAGTGTTTCCACACCATGAAAATGAAATTGCTCAAAGTGAAGCTTGCTCAGGGAGACCATTTGCAAAATATTGGCTACATGTAGGTTATTTAAATGTGGATAACAAAAAGATGTCTAAGTCATTAAATAATTTCTTTACTCCCCGTGAGATTGCTGAAGAATTTGACTTAGAAAACCTTAGATTTTTCATGCTTTCTGCTCATTACAGAAACCCTATTAACTTTAGTAGGGAGTTATTAGAGTCAGCTAAAAATGGCTTAGATAGATTATATACTGGAAAAAATAATTTAGAATATCTATTAAATAATTCGGAGGACTTATCTCCAGTTGCCGAGGAGATAAAATGGACTCAAAGTTTAGTTTCGTATAAAGAACGTTTCAATGAAGTAATGGATGACGATTTTAATACCGCTGATGGTATTGCGGTTATATTTGATTTAATAAGAGATATAAATACTAATATATCTGAAAAGACTGCAAAAACAGTATTACAAGAAGCTTATGATCTATTTATGGAATTAACAGGAGTACTAGGATTATTAAACAAAGAAGGGGAAGTTTTAGAAGAAGAAATAGAAAGACTTATAGAACAAAGACAGAATGCTAGAAAAGAAAAAAACTTTGCTCTTTCTGATAAAATTAGAGATGATTTAAAGAAAAAAGGAATTGTATTAGAAGATACTCCACAAGGAGTTAAATGGAGACGGATATAG
- the thyX gene encoding FAD-dependent thymidylate synthase, with protein MKVSLITYTPEPEKLVAGAAKLCYSHSGIDELMSNLEQGNIEKFIAMLAIMGHESPFEHINFTFGIEGVSRSLTHQLVRHRIGSSYSQKSQRYVKEGSFEYVVPPHIADIPEAKEMYIKTMDDIQIAYDSLTSILFERHYKYYLNRGKSEKAAKSAAEKQAIEDARYVLPNSCETKIVVTMNARALFNFFKKRCCNRAQWEIRELAIEMLKLVLQVAPNIFKIAGPGCLTGKCPEGNMSCGESVAVKDRFRNLSIREI; from the coding sequence ATGAAGGTTAGTTTAATTACCTATACACCTGAGCCAGAAAAGTTAGTTGCTGGAGCTGCTAAACTCTGTTATTCCCATAGTGGAATAGATGAGTTAATGAGTAATTTGGAGCAAGGTAATATTGAAAAATTTATTGCTATGCTCGCGATTATGGGACATGAATCCCCTTTTGAGCATATTAACTTTACATTTGGTATAGAAGGAGTATCTAGAAGTCTAACACACCAGTTAGTTCGGCACCGTATTGGATCTAGCTATTCTCAAAAAAGTCAGAGATATGTTAAAGAAGGCAGTTTTGAATATGTAGTTCCTCCTCATATTGCGGATATACCTGAGGCAAAGGAAATGTATATTAAGACTATGGATGATATTCAAATAGCCTATGATAGTTTAACAAGTATTTTGTTTGAAAGACATTATAAGTATTATTTAAATAGAGGAAAATCAGAGAAGGCTGCAAAAAGTGCGGCTGAGAAGCAAGCCATTGAAGATGCGAGATATGTTTTACCTAATAGCTGTGAAACTAAAATAGTAGTAACGATGAATGCCAGGGCTCTATTTAATTTCTTTAAAAAGAGATGCTGCAATCGTGCTCAGTGGGAAATTAGAGAACTTGCTATAGAAATGTTAAAACTTGTACTACAAGTTGCTCCTAATATATTTAAAATTGCAGGACCGGGCTGTTTAACTGGAAAATGTCCAGAAGGAAATATGAGCTGTGGGGAGAGTGTAGCGGTTAAGGACAGGTTTAGAAACCTATCTATTAGGGAAATATAG
- the secE gene encoding preprotein translocase subunit SecE — translation MTTQANANNGEKARNLGKFLKGVRSELKKVNWPNRKELTNNTIVVVVSVALATLALWALDSAFGFGLNLIIR, via the coding sequence ATGACTACCCAAGCAAATGCCAACAATGGAGAAAAGGCAAGAAATCTTGGTAAGTTTTTAAAAGGTGTTCGATCAGAACTTAAGAAAGTAAATTGGCCTAATCGGAAAGAATTAACAAACAACACTATTGTTGTAGTTGTTTCTGTTGCATTAGCCACACTTGCATTATGGGCGCTAGACTCAGCCTTTGGTTTTGGGTTAAATCTTATCATACGATAA
- the cysE gene encoding serine O-acetyltransferase — protein sequence MLRFVRTIKDDVDAIFERDPAAKSLIEVLLCYPGLHAVMLHRISHGLYKRGLIVLPRIISNIARFFTGIEIHPGAKIGRKVFIDHGMGVVIGETSEVGDNVTIYQGSTLGGTGKEKGKRHPTIGNNVVISSGAKVLGPFTVGDNSKIGAGSVVLKEVPPNCTVVGVPGRIVVKDDKKVNKEDISIDLDQVKLPDPIMEELIYLRDKVLELQNKIIELEEKK from the coding sequence ATGCTTAGGTTTGTTAGAACAATTAAAGATGATGTTGATGCGATATTTGAAAGAGACCCTGCGGCTAAAAGTCTTATAGAAGTATTGTTGTGTTATCCAGGTCTTCATGCTGTTATGCTTCATCGTATTTCTCATGGTCTATATAAAAGAGGACTTATAGTTCTTCCAAGGATTATTTCCAATATAGCACGGTTTTTTACTGGAATTGAAATACATCCTGGAGCTAAAATTGGAAGAAAGGTTTTTATTGATCATGGAATGGGGGTAGTAATAGGAGAAACATCTGAGGTTGGGGATAATGTAACAATTTACCAAGGATCAACCTTAGGCGGTACTGGAAAGGAAAAGGGTAAGAGACATCCTACTATAGGAAATAATGTGGTTATTTCTTCAGGGGCAAAGGTTTTAGGACCTTTTACAGTAGGAGATAACTCGAAAATTGGTGCAGGATCTGTTGTACTAAAGGAGGTACCTCCAAATTGTACGGTGGTTGGGGTGCCTGGAAGAATTGTAGTTAAAGACGATAAAAAAGTTAATAAGGAAGATATAAGTATAGACTTAGATCAAGTTAAACTGCCAGATCCGATTATGGAGGAATTGATTTATTTGAGGGATAAAGTTTTAGAACTTCAGAATAAAATTATTGAATTGGAGGAGAAAAAATAA
- the rlmB gene encoding 23S rRNA (guanosine(2251)-2'-O)-methyltransferase RlmB: MSTDKIVGRNPVMEALKSGREIDKILIAKGTEGGSLIKIIGKAKDRGIPIQYVERQKLNEISESNAHQGIIATVAAYEYSDLEDILDRAKQRGKDPFILILDEIMDPHNLGSIMRTADAVGVDGIIIPKRRSVGLTATVAKSSAGAIEYVPVAKVSNIAQTIDRIKEKGIWVAGADMSGAKEHYNTDLNGPLALVIGNEGQGISRLIKEKCDFLVKLPMAGQVSSLNASVAAAVLMYEVFRQRSTADN, from the coding sequence ATGTCAACAGATAAAATAGTAGGACGAAATCCAGTAATGGAGGCACTAAAATCTGGTAGAGAGATTGATAAAATTTTAATCGCCAAAGGAACTGAAGGTGGTTCTTTAATTAAAATAATTGGGAAAGCAAAGGATAGGGGCATACCCATTCAATATGTTGAAAGACAAAAATTAAATGAAATATCGGAATCTAATGCACATCAAGGAATTATAGCAACTGTAGCTGCTTACGAATATAGCGACTTAGAGGATATTCTTGATAGAGCTAAACAAAGAGGTAAAGATCCTTTTATTCTAATTTTAGATGAAATTATGGATCCTCACAATTTAGGATCTATTATGAGAACAGCTGATGCAGTAGGAGTAGATGGTATTATTATTCCTAAAAGGCGATCTGTAGGTTTAACAGCAACTGTTGCTAAGAGTTCTGCTGGGGCTATTGAATATGTTCCTGTAGCAAAGGTTTCTAATATTGCGCAGACAATTGATCGTATTAAAGAGAAGGGTATATGGGTTGCTGGAGCAGATATGAGTGGAGCTAAAGAACATTATAATACTGATTTAAATGGCCCCCTTGCCTTAGTTATAGGGAATGAAGGTCAGGGGATTTCAAGATTAATTAAAGAAAAATGTGATTTCTTAGTAAAGCTTCCTATGGCTGGTCAAGTATCTTCATTAAATGCTTCAGTAGCAGCAGCTGTTTTGATGTATGAAGTCTTCAGACAAAGATCAACTGCTGATAATTAG
- the nusG gene encoding transcription termination/antitermination protein NusG: MSEKARWYVMHTYSGHENKVKMNIEKMVENRGMEDIILEVKVPTEEKVEIKNGKKKIKESKLFPGYVLVKMLMTDESWYLVRNTRGVTGFVGPSSKPIPLTDQEIKSMGVEEPRIEVDVKVGESIKVTSGPFETFIGTIEHINMEKQTLKVRISMFGRETPVELGFDQIEKI, translated from the coding sequence ATGTCCGAAAAAGCAAGATGGTATGTTATGCATACCTATTCAGGTCATGAAAACAAAGTAAAAATGAATATTGAAAAAATGGTTGAAAACAGAGGGATGGAAGACATTATTTTGGAGGTAAAAGTACCTACAGAAGAAAAAGTCGAGATTAAAAATGGCAAGAAAAAGATAAAAGAGTCCAAACTGTTTCCGGGATATGTACTTGTTAAAATGCTTATGACTGATGAATCTTGGTATTTAGTACGAAATACAAGAGGTGTTACAGGTTTTGTTGGTCCAAGTTCAAAACCAATACCACTAACAGACCAAGAGATAAAGTCTATGGGAGTAGAAGAGCCTAGAATTGAAGTAGATGTTAAAGTTGGAGAAAGTATAAAAGTTACTTCAGGTCCTTTTGAAACCTTCATTGGAACTATTGAACATATCAATATGGAAAAACAAACCCTTAAAGTTCGCATTTCAATGTTCGGAAGAGAAACACCAGTTGAACTAGGATTTGATCAAATTGAGAAAATTTAG
- the gltX gene encoding glutamate--tRNA ligase has protein sequence MSVRVRFAPSPTGFVHIGSLRTALYNYLFARKNNGKYILRVEDTDQSRYVEGAIEGMLRSMEWAGVNHDEGVILNGEHLGQRGEFGPYIQSQRLDIYKQYIKILLENGYAYYCFCSKERLDEVREKQKAEGLTAGYDGHCRNLSKEEVEEKIRAGHPHVIRLRLPENKDIKFTDIVRGEVVMNTVDLDDQVLMKSDGFPTYHFAVVVDDHLMGITHVIRGEEWLPSTPKHVYLYEAFGWEAPQYVHLPNILNADRKKLSKRQGDVAVEDFLNKGYLPEGLVNYIALVGWSPEDNQEIFSMKELEESFSLERVSKSGGVFDVNKLNWVNGHYIRESSVERITDLAIPHLIEVGYITEDEAKERYEWLKDLVSVLQDRISYVAEIKDKSDVFFKTEIELKDDESKELIKVEHLPQLLDVFQSKVEEAEAIDEDFGKKVFKEIQKETGIKGPNLFKPIRVVLTGEVHGPDLPLVMKVLGSENILKRIQYVKEHLI, from the coding sequence ATGTCTGTAAGAGTAAGATTTGCACCGAGTCCTACGGGATTCGTACATATAGGAAGTTTGAGAACCGCATTGTATAATTATTTATTTGCCAGAAAAAACAATGGTAAATATATTTTAAGAGTAGAAGATACAGATCAAAGTCGTTATGTTGAAGGAGCAATTGAAGGAATGCTTCGTTCTATGGAATGGGCAGGAGTTAACCATGATGAAGGTGTTATTCTAAATGGAGAACATTTAGGGCAAAGAGGAGAATTTGGGCCTTATATCCAGTCACAGCGATTAGATATCTATAAACAATATATTAAGATACTATTGGAAAATGGGTATGCTTATTATTGTTTCTGTTCTAAGGAAAGATTAGATGAGGTAAGAGAAAAACAAAAAGCTGAAGGCCTTACCGCTGGTTATGATGGTCATTGTCGTAATCTTTCTAAAGAAGAGGTAGAAGAAAAAATAAGGGCTGGGCATCCTCATGTTATTAGATTAAGACTACCTGAAAACAAAGATATTAAGTTTACTGATATAGTACGTGGTGAAGTAGTTATGAACACTGTAGATTTAGATGATCAAGTATTAATGAAATCTGACGGTTTTCCAACCTATCATTTTGCTGTAGTAGTTGATGATCATTTAATGGGAATTACACATGTAATTCGGGGAGAAGAGTGGTTACCATCTACACCAAAGCATGTTTATTTATATGAAGCATTTGGATGGGAAGCACCACAGTATGTACATTTACCTAATATCTTAAATGCAGATCGTAAAAAGCTTAGTAAACGTCAAGGAGATGTAGCTGTAGAGGACTTTTTAAATAAGGGATATTTACCAGAAGGTCTAGTAAATTATATTGCTTTAGTAGGTTGGAGTCCAGAAGATAACCAAGAAATTTTCTCTATGAAGGAGCTTGAGGAAAGCTTTTCCTTAGAAAGAGTTTCTAAAAGTGGTGGAGTTTTTGATGTTAATAAACTAAATTGGGTAAATGGACACTATATTAGAGAAAGTAGTGTAGAGCGTATTACGGATCTTGCTATACCTCATTTAATTGAAGTAGGTTATATTACTGAAGACGAGGCTAAAGAAAGATATGAATGGCTAAAGGACTTAGTAAGCGTACTTCAGGATAGAATATCCTATGTTGCAGAAATTAAGGATAAGTCAGATGTTTTCTTTAAGACGGAAATTGAGCTAAAGGATGATGAGTCTAAGGAGCTTATTAAGGTAGAACATTTGCCGCAGTTATTAGATGTGTTTCAAAGTAAAGTAGAAGAAGCAGAGGCTATAGATGAGGACTTTGGTAAAAAGGTATTTAAAGAAATACAAAAAGAAACTGGTATTAAAGGACCGAATCTATTTAAGCCAATTCGTGTAGTGCTAACTGGAGAGGTACATGGGCCAGATTTACCTCTAGTTATGAAAGTTTTAGGTAGCGAAAACATACTTAAGCGCATACAATATGTAAAGGAACATTTAATTTAA